A window of the Canis lupus baileyi chromosome 1, mCanLup2.hap1, whole genome shotgun sequence genome harbors these coding sequences:
- the MTRF1L gene encoding peptide chain release factor 1-like, mitochondrial isoform X2, producing MRSRFLWSAVRPLWARRLVSPARRHLNCGSLPLEELFARGGPLRTFLERQAGSGARLQVRGAELLAAAQLLSEKERELQETEQLLRDENEDLRKLAENEITSCQKEITQLKHQIILLLVPSEETDKNDLILEVTAGVGGQEAMLFTSEMFDMYQQYAAFKRWHFETLEYFPSEIGGLRHASASIGGLEAYKHMKFEGGVHRVQRVPKTEKQGRIHTSTMTVAILPQPTEINLVINPKDLRIDTKRASGAGGQHVNTTDSAVRIVHLPTGVVSECQQERSQLKNREMAMKKLRAKLYSMYLEEETSKRYSARKIQVGTKGRSEKIRTYNFPQNRVTDHRINKSLHDLETFMQGPNNMLQNLF from the exons ATGCGGTCCCGGTTTCTATGGAGTGCTGTGCGTCCTCTGTGGGCCCGCCGGCTGGTCAGCCCCGCCCGCCGGCACCTAAACTGCGGGAGCCTGCCGCTGGAGGAGCTGTTCGCCCGAGGCGGGCCCTTGCGGACCTTCCTGGAGCGCCAGGCAGGCTCCGGAGCCCGGCTGCAGGTCAGGGGGGCTGAGCTGCTGGCGGCGGCCCAACTGCTGAGCGAGAAGGAGCGGGAGCTACAGGAGACCGAGCAGTTGCTACGCG ATGAAAATGAAGATTTAAGGAAACTTGCAGAGAATGAAATAACCTCATGTCAAAAAGAAATAACTCAGTTGAAGCACCAG ATTATCTTACTTTTGGTTCCCTCAGAAGAAACAGATAAGAATGATTTGATCCTGGAGGTAACTGCAGGAGTTGGGGGTCAGGAGGCAATGTTGTTTACTTCAGAGATGTTTGATATGTATCAGCAATATGCTGCTTTTAAAAGATGGCATTTTGAAACCCTGGAATATTTTCCAAGTGAAATAG GTGGCCTTAGACATGCATCTGCTAGCATTGGGGGTTTAGAAGCCTATAAACACATGAAATTTGAAGGAGGTGTGCACAGAGTACAAAGAGTGCCAAAGACAGAGAAGCAAGGCCGCATCCATACTAGCACCATGACTGTAGCAATCTTACCCCAACCGACTGAG ATTAATCTGGTGATTAACCCAAAAGATTTAAGAATTGACACTAAACGAGCCAGTGGAGCTGGAGGACAGCATGTAAATACCACGGACAGTGCTGTCCGGATAGTTCATCTTCCAACAG GTGTTGTTTCTGAATGCCAACAAGAGAGATCTCAACTGAAAAATAGAGAGATGGCTATGAAAAAGCTACGTGCAAAACTGTACAGCATGTATCTAGAAGAAGAAACAAGTAAAAGATACAGTGCTAGAAAGATTCag GTTGGAACTAAAGGAAGGTCAGAGAAAATAAGAACATACAATTTTCCACAGAATCGGGTCACAGATCACAGAATAAACAAGTCACTTCATGATCTTGAAACTTTTATGCAAGG ACCTAACAATATGCTACAAAACCTATTCTAA
- the MTRF1L gene encoding peptide chain release factor 1-like, mitochondrial isoform X1, whose product MRSRFLWSAVRPLWARRLVSPARRHLNCGSLPLEELFARGGPLRTFLERQAGSGARLQVRGAELLAAAQLLSEKERELQETEQLLRDENEDLRKLAENEITSCQKEITQLKHQIILLLVPSEETDKNDLILEVTAGVGGQEAMLFTSEMFDMYQQYAAFKRWHFETLEYFPSEIGGLRHASASIGGLEAYKHMKFEGGVHRVQRVPKTEKQGRIHTSTMTVAILPQPTEINLVINPKDLRIDTKRASGAGGQHVNTTDSAVRIVHLPTGVVSECQQERSQLKNREMAMKKLRAKLYSMYLEEETSKRYSARKIQVGTKGRSEKIRTYNFPQNRVTDHRINKSLHDLETFMQGEYLLDELVQSLKDYADYESLVEIISKKV is encoded by the exons ATGCGGTCCCGGTTTCTATGGAGTGCTGTGCGTCCTCTGTGGGCCCGCCGGCTGGTCAGCCCCGCCCGCCGGCACCTAAACTGCGGGAGCCTGCCGCTGGAGGAGCTGTTCGCCCGAGGCGGGCCCTTGCGGACCTTCCTGGAGCGCCAGGCAGGCTCCGGAGCCCGGCTGCAGGTCAGGGGGGCTGAGCTGCTGGCGGCGGCCCAACTGCTGAGCGAGAAGGAGCGGGAGCTACAGGAGACCGAGCAGTTGCTACGCG ATGAAAATGAAGATTTAAGGAAACTTGCAGAGAATGAAATAACCTCATGTCAAAAAGAAATAACTCAGTTGAAGCACCAG ATTATCTTACTTTTGGTTCCCTCAGAAGAAACAGATAAGAATGATTTGATCCTGGAGGTAACTGCAGGAGTTGGGGGTCAGGAGGCAATGTTGTTTACTTCAGAGATGTTTGATATGTATCAGCAATATGCTGCTTTTAAAAGATGGCATTTTGAAACCCTGGAATATTTTCCAAGTGAAATAG GTGGCCTTAGACATGCATCTGCTAGCATTGGGGGTTTAGAAGCCTATAAACACATGAAATTTGAAGGAGGTGTGCACAGAGTACAAAGAGTGCCAAAGACAGAGAAGCAAGGCCGCATCCATACTAGCACCATGACTGTAGCAATCTTACCCCAACCGACTGAG ATTAATCTGGTGATTAACCCAAAAGATTTAAGAATTGACACTAAACGAGCCAGTGGAGCTGGAGGACAGCATGTAAATACCACGGACAGTGCTGTCCGGATAGTTCATCTTCCAACAG GTGTTGTTTCTGAATGCCAACAAGAGAGATCTCAACTGAAAAATAGAGAGATGGCTATGAAAAAGCTACGTGCAAAACTGTACAGCATGTATCTAGAAGAAGAAACAAGTAAAAGATACAGTGCTAGAAAGATTCag GTTGGAACTAAAGGAAGGTCAGAGAAAATAAGAACATACAATTTTCCACAGAATCGGGTCACAGATCACAGAATAAACAAGTCACTTCATGATCTTGAAACTTTTATGCAAGGGGAGTATTTACTGGATGAACTTGTACAGTCCTTGAAGGACTATGCTGACTATGAATCTTTAgtagaaattatttccaaaaaagtttaa
- the MTRF1L gene encoding peptide chain release factor 1-like, mitochondrial isoform X3 — protein sequence MRSRFLWSAVRPLWARRLVSPARRHLNCGSLPLEELFARGGPLRTFLERQAGSGARLQVRGAELLAAAQLLSEKERELQETEQLLRDENEDLRKLAENEITSCQKEITQLKHQIILLLVPSEETDKNDLILEVTAGVGGQEAMLFTSEMFDMYQQYAAFKRWHFETLEYFPSEIGGLRHASASIGGLEAYKHMKFEGGVHRVQRVPKTEKQGRIHTSTMTVAILPQPTEINLVINPKDLRIDTKRASGAGGQHVNTTDSAVRIVHLPTESLDESAG from the exons ATGCGGTCCCGGTTTCTATGGAGTGCTGTGCGTCCTCTGTGGGCCCGCCGGCTGGTCAGCCCCGCCCGCCGGCACCTAAACTGCGGGAGCCTGCCGCTGGAGGAGCTGTTCGCCCGAGGCGGGCCCTTGCGGACCTTCCTGGAGCGCCAGGCAGGCTCCGGAGCCCGGCTGCAGGTCAGGGGGGCTGAGCTGCTGGCGGCGGCCCAACTGCTGAGCGAGAAGGAGCGGGAGCTACAGGAGACCGAGCAGTTGCTACGCG ATGAAAATGAAGATTTAAGGAAACTTGCAGAGAATGAAATAACCTCATGTCAAAAAGAAATAACTCAGTTGAAGCACCAG ATTATCTTACTTTTGGTTCCCTCAGAAGAAACAGATAAGAATGATTTGATCCTGGAGGTAACTGCAGGAGTTGGGGGTCAGGAGGCAATGTTGTTTACTTCAGAGATGTTTGATATGTATCAGCAATATGCTGCTTTTAAAAGATGGCATTTTGAAACCCTGGAATATTTTCCAAGTGAAATAG GTGGCCTTAGACATGCATCTGCTAGCATTGGGGGTTTAGAAGCCTATAAACACATGAAATTTGAAGGAGGTGTGCACAGAGTACAAAGAGTGCCAAAGACAGAGAAGCAAGGCCGCATCCATACTAGCACCATGACTGTAGCAATCTTACCCCAACCGACTGAG ATTAATCTGGTGATTAACCCAAAAGATTTAAGAATTGACACTAAACGAGCCAGTGGAGCTGGAGGACAGCATGTAAATACCACGGACAGTGCTGTCCGGATAGTTCATCTTCCAACAG aaTCCTTAGATGAATCTGCGGGATAA